The Sinomonas sp. P10A9 genome includes a window with the following:
- a CDS encoding sigma-70 family RNA polymerase sigma factor encodes MSTAEPRERQVPDNSREESPVRDIASETDDERRERFERDAMQYVDQLYSAAMRMARNPADAEDLVQEAYAKAFAAFHQYKPGTNLKAWLYRILTNTYINLYRKRQREPQQAQTDTVEDWQLARAESHTSSGLRSAEAEALDHLPDSDVKDALQSIPEEFRLAVYFADVEGFAYKEISDIMNTPIGTVMSRLHRGRKMLRDRLADYAAERGFAGARTAAASQEKEK; translated from the coding sequence ATGAGCACTGCTGAGCCCCGCGAACGCCAGGTCCCGGACAACAGCCGGGAGGAGTCTCCCGTGCGCGACATCGCGTCCGAGACCGATGACGAGCGGCGTGAGCGCTTCGAGCGGGACGCAATGCAGTACGTTGACCAGCTCTACTCGGCGGCTATGCGTATGGCGCGCAATCCCGCGGACGCCGAGGACCTCGTGCAGGAGGCCTACGCAAAGGCCTTCGCGGCGTTCCACCAGTACAAGCCGGGGACCAACCTCAAGGCCTGGCTCTACCGGATCCTCACGAACACGTACATCAATCTCTACAGGAAGCGGCAGCGGGAGCCCCAGCAGGCCCAGACGGACACCGTCGAGGACTGGCAGCTCGCGCGGGCCGAGTCGCACACCTCGTCGGGGCTGCGCTCCGCCGAGGCGGAGGCCCTCGACCACCTTCCGGACTCCGACGTCAAGGACGCCCTCCAATCGATTCCCGAGGAGTTCCGCCTCGCGGTGTACTTCGCGGATGTGGAGGGCTTCGCCTACAAGGAGATCTCGGACATCATGAACACACCGATCGGCACGGTCATGAGCCGACTGCATCGCGGACGCAAAATGCTCCGTGACCGTCTTGCCGACTACGCCGCAGAGCGCGGATTCGCTGGTGCCCGCACTGCGGCAGCGTCACAGGAGAAGGAAAAATGA
- a CDS encoding GDSL-type esterase/lipase family protein — translation MAHERKLRIAAIGDELLAGNGDPRALGWLGRVLARTPREELVLESYVLAAPEEGTETLAVRWENEVMRRFGAGYENRLVIGLSGRDIEFGLSPARSRLNVANILDSAQQNSAEVFVVGPPPTLDPSQNRRLAELNTAFADVTTRRNYYYVDTFSPLLNHEQWRGDLAANAGTPGQAGYGLIAWLVLHRGWFPWLRLPQPQ, via the coding sequence ATGGCCCACGAGAGGAAGCTGCGCATTGCAGCGATCGGCGACGAGCTGCTGGCCGGCAACGGAGATCCACGGGCCCTCGGCTGGCTCGGCCGCGTCCTGGCGCGGACTCCGCGTGAGGAGCTCGTCCTGGAGTCCTACGTGCTCGCCGCGCCGGAGGAGGGCACCGAGACCCTGGCGGTGCGCTGGGAGAACGAGGTCATGCGACGCTTCGGCGCGGGGTATGAGAACCGCCTCGTGATCGGGCTCTCCGGACGCGACATCGAGTTCGGCCTCTCCCCCGCACGCAGCCGCCTCAACGTGGCCAACATCCTCGATTCCGCCCAGCAGAACAGCGCGGAGGTGTTCGTGGTCGGCCCCCCGCCTACGCTGGATCCGTCGCAGAACCGTCGCCTCGCAGAGCTCAATACCGCGTTCGCAGATGTCACGACCCGCAGGAACTACTACTACGTCGACACCTTCTCGCCGCTGCTGAACCATGAGCAGTGGCGCGGGGACCTCGCGGCCAATGCCGGCACCCCCGGGCAGGCTGGCTACGGGCTCATCGCGTGGCTCGTCCTGCACCGCGGATGGTTCCCCTGGCTCCGGCTCCCCCAGCCCCAGTAG
- a CDS encoding helix-turn-helix transcriptional regulator codes for MTPPVFAHGALRLYLLALLEDGPKHGYELIKALGDRFGGTYSPSAGTVYPRLGKLEEEGLVATSQDGRRTVYSITDAGRAEVEDRRGELEDVEQDISASVRRLADTLRDELRSSMRGLRADLAATAETARQAAKQAGRAPSSAGGPQSETAGRPASAPESGPSGEPAASSPSGPTPRGRAESLRDNRGALAEAEMLIRGFRDDMRLELREFAAAHTMTDVTLEALRQSLDATRTAIRTALRGPIR; via the coding sequence ATGACGCCACCGGTCTTCGCCCATGGCGCCCTGCGGCTGTACCTCCTGGCCCTGCTTGAGGACGGACCCAAGCACGGCTACGAGCTCATCAAGGCCTTGGGCGACCGGTTCGGCGGCACGTACTCGCCCAGCGCCGGGACGGTGTACCCGAGGCTCGGCAAGCTCGAGGAGGAGGGTCTCGTGGCCACCTCCCAGGACGGGCGGCGCACCGTGTACTCGATCACGGACGCCGGGCGCGCGGAGGTCGAGGACCGGCGCGGGGAGCTCGAGGACGTCGAACAGGACATCTCAGCATCGGTGCGACGGCTGGCGGACACCCTACGTGACGAGCTGAGGTCGAGCATGCGCGGACTGCGCGCCGACCTCGCTGCCACGGCCGAGACGGCCCGGCAGGCCGCCAAGCAGGCCGGACGCGCGCCGTCGTCTGCAGGGGGCCCGCAGTCAGAAACAGCGGGACGCCCCGCGAGCGCCCCCGAGAGCGGCCCATCGGGCGAACCGGCAGCGAGCTCACCGAGCGGCCCCACACCGCGGGGCCGGGCCGAGTCACTCCGCGACAACCGCGGTGCCCTGGCCGAGGCCGAGATGCTCATCCGCGGGTTCCGAGACGACATGCGGCTCGAGCTGCGCGAGTTTGCGGCAGCCCACACCATGACGGATGTGACGCTCGAGGCACTCCGCCAGTCGCTCGACGCCACCCGGACGGCCATCCGGACGGCACTCCGGGGCCCGATCCGCTAG
- a CDS encoding DoxX family protein has product MSAVRILARPLLGSSFIVAGAGKLKNADDTAEQLSPVLRRAADALPIRVDEKVLARAVGASQLGAGVLFALGKAPRLSASVLAITSALNAFVEWRSADISTAAGRGARRSGLLKNLSLLGGVLLASVDTNGAPSLAWRAQHLAADTAKAGRRQLADVEKATQKTVQKTARKTQKAVQSAAHRAEHTVCSAAHDVASTASDVFA; this is encoded by the coding sequence ATGTCCGCAGTCCGAATCCTCGCCCGCCCGCTCCTCGGCTCGTCGTTCATCGTTGCCGGCGCGGGAAAGCTGAAGAACGCGGACGACACGGCAGAGCAGCTCTCCCCTGTTCTCCGTCGGGCCGCCGATGCCCTTCCGATCCGAGTCGACGAGAAGGTCCTCGCCCGGGCCGTGGGTGCCTCGCAGCTCGGGGCCGGCGTGCTCTTCGCGCTCGGAAAGGCCCCACGGCTGTCCGCCTCGGTGCTCGCGATCACCAGCGCGCTGAACGCGTTCGTCGAGTGGCGCAGCGCGGACATCAGCACCGCCGCAGGACGCGGTGCGCGCCGGTCCGGCCTCCTCAAGAACCTCTCCCTCCTCGGCGGCGTGCTCCTCGCGAGCGTCGACACGAACGGGGCGCCCTCTCTCGCGTGGCGCGCGCAGCATCTCGCCGCAGACACGGCGAAGGCCGGGCGGCGCCAGCTTGCGGATGTCGAGAAGGCAACCCAAAAGACAGTCCAGAAGACCGCGCGGAAGACCCAGAAGGCCGTCCAGAGTGCAGCGCACCGTGCCGAGCACACCGTGTGCTCGGCCGCGCATGACGTGGCCAGCACGGCCTCGGACGTCTTCGCGTGA
- the rsgA gene encoding ribosome small subunit-dependent GTPase A, whose protein sequence is MGQREWDESDVRVRPNKRGTRPRTKDRPSHDDAVIGRIVTVDRGRYRAILDEDTPDERLVIAARARELRRMPVVPGDFVGLVGDVTGRPDTLARLVRVEERETVLRRSADDTDPIERVVVANADQLVIVVAAANPEPRTGFIDRALVAAYDAGIEPLLLVTKADLKDPAGLLANYEQLPLTVVVSRTAETEPLADEDGADTADGPDGSHGPDALDAIDARGADGSSAKLDAAAVAALHDQLDGHVTVLLGHSGVGKSTMVNALTGADRATGGVNAVTGRGRHTSSSALALRLTDATAGSWIIDTPGIRSFGLAHVDPDRILQAFPDLEPGIEACERGCRHTASAVGCGLDAWVAEGNAGDAGPARLASLRRLLGTDPRDEAQEAKELGS, encoded by the coding sequence ATGGGCCAGCGCGAGTGGGACGAGAGCGACGTCCGGGTCCGTCCGAACAAGCGGGGCACCCGTCCCCGCACGAAGGACCGTCCCAGCCACGACGACGCCGTCATCGGCCGGATCGTGACCGTGGACCGCGGCCGCTACAGGGCCATCCTGGACGAGGACACCCCCGACGAGCGGCTCGTCATCGCCGCGCGGGCCCGCGAGCTGCGCCGTATGCCCGTGGTCCCCGGCGACTTCGTGGGCCTCGTCGGGGACGTGACCGGGCGCCCGGACACCCTCGCGCGGCTCGTGCGCGTCGAAGAGCGGGAGACTGTCCTGCGTCGCAGCGCCGATGACACGGACCCGATCGAGCGTGTCGTCGTCGCGAATGCAGACCAGCTCGTGATCGTCGTCGCCGCCGCGAACCCCGAGCCGCGCACGGGTTTCATCGACCGGGCCCTCGTCGCGGCCTACGACGCCGGGATCGAGCCCCTCCTCCTCGTGACCAAGGCCGACCTCAAGGATCCCGCTGGTCTCCTGGCGAACTATGAGCAGCTGCCGCTGACCGTCGTCGTGAGCCGGACCGCCGAGACGGAGCCGCTGGCCGATGAAGACGGTGCCGATACGGCTGACGGCCCTGATGGCTCTCACGGCCCTGACGCGCTGGACGCCATCGACGCACGCGGCGCTGACGGATCCTCGGCGAAGCTCGACGCCGCGGCGGTCGCGGCGCTCCACGACCAGCTCGACGGGCATGTCACGGTCCTGCTCGGGCACTCGGGCGTGGGGAAGTCCACCATGGTCAACGCGCTCACGGGCGCCGACCGGGCGACCGGGGGCGTCAACGCGGTCACGGGCCGCGGGCGGCACACGTCCTCCTCGGCCCTCGCCCTGCGCCTCACCGACGCGACCGCCGGGAGCTGGATCATCGACACCCCCGGAATCCGCTCCTTCGGCCTCGCCCACGTGGACCCGGACCGGATCCTGCAGGCCTTCCCCGACCTCGAGCCCGGCATAGAGGCCTGCGAGCGCGGCTGCCGGCACACGGCCTCCGCGGTGGGCTGCGGCCTCGATGCATGGGTCGCCGAGGGGAATGCGGGCGACGCCGGCCCGGCCCGCCTCGCGTCGTTGCGGCGGCTCCTCGGCACGGACCCGCGCGACGAAGCCCAGGAGGCCAAGGAACTGGGCTCGTAG
- a CDS encoding multifunctional oxoglutarate decarboxylase/oxoglutarate dehydrogenase thiamine pyrophosphate-binding subunit/dihydrolipoyllysine-residue succinyltransferase subunit yields the protein MPELPTHRLPEEFGGNEWLVDELYEQYQQNKNSVDAKWWPLFESFDSDSGHTSNGTAKAQAVDTLTRQIPTVKAPAAAPEPAAAAPAAAPAPAPAAPAAPASAAPAASAPAPAAPAPKKGAAAVVRDGAKAGTTGLIPAQLPKTAKSESTEEDVVSPLRGPAKAIATNMVQSLEVPTATTVRAIPAKLLIDERIVINNHLTRVRGGKVSFTHLIGFAVIRALKLMPSMNVSYEEVDGKPVAIQHAHVNFGIAIDLPRPDGSRLLVVPNIKKAETLNFSDFWHTYEDLIKRARDGKLTADDYAGTTVSLTNPGGIGTVHSVPRLSKGQAAIIGVGALEYPAEFQGSSEKVLALSAVGKIITLTSTYDHRVIQGAGSGEFLRIVHQLLLGEQGFYDEIFESLRIPYEPVRWSPDLQVNPEDTINKVARIQQLIHAFRVRGHLMADTNPLEYVQRRHPDLDVLTYGLTLWDLDREWPTGGFGGKPKMKFRDILGVLRDAYCRTTGIEYMHLQEPAERKWFQDELEHPYKKPSRDEQLRIVSRLNAAEAFETFLQTKFVGQKRFSLEGGESLIPLLDATLSEAAEDGLDEVGIGMAHRGRLNVLTNIAGKTYAQVFREFEGTQDPKSVQGSGDVKYHLGTEGTFTAENGKQTKVYLAANPSHLEAVDSVLEGIVRAKQDRLDQGEAFPVLPILVHGDAAFAGQGVVAETLNLSQLRGYRTGGTIHIVVNNQVGFTTSPSASRSSVYSTDVAKMVQAPIFHVNGDDPEAVVRVAQMAYRFRQRFHKDVVVDLVCYRRRGHNEGDDPSMTQPLMYNLIEAKRSVRKLYTESLIGRGDITQDEAEQLLRDYQERLERVFAETHAAQTSPLPIITADSKAVSDLERPLAQQQDDAAGGIQRPTAISPELLARIGQAHVEVPESFTVHPKLRQILERREQMSREGGIDWGFGELLALGSLIAEGVPVRLAGQDSRRGTFVQRHAVFHDRTNDNEWTPIANLSEDQAKLAIYDSSLSEYAALGFEYGYSVERPDALVAWEAQFGDFVNGAQTIIDEFISSAEQKWGQRSSLVMLLPHGYEGQGPDHSSARIERFLQMCAEQNMVVAQPSTPASHFHLLRRQAFSRPRKPLIVFTPKQLLRLKAAASSVEDFTQGTFRPVIGEHEQFDASTVDRVVLVSGRLYYDLLAARTKAKDVKTALVRVEQLYPLPEAEIKAELAKYPNAEVVWAQDEPANQGPWPYMAVALAPTLEQRLRLISRAASAATSAGSMKRHTAEGNGLVHEVFAR from the coding sequence GTGCCAGAACTGCCAACCCACCGCCTGCCCGAGGAATTCGGCGGCAACGAGTGGCTTGTGGACGAGCTCTACGAGCAGTACCAGCAGAACAAGAACTCAGTTGACGCCAAGTGGTGGCCGCTGTTCGAGTCCTTCGACTCGGACAGCGGCCACACGTCCAACGGCACCGCCAAGGCGCAGGCCGTTGACACCCTCACGCGGCAGATTCCTACGGTCAAGGCGCCGGCTGCGGCCCCTGAACCCGCCGCCGCTGCTCCCGCGGCCGCCCCAGCTCCTGCCCCCGCGGCGCCGGCCGCGCCTGCGTCGGCTGCGCCTGCTGCCTCTGCGCCAGCGCCCGCGGCGCCCGCCCCGAAGAAGGGAGCGGCCGCCGTCGTGCGCGACGGCGCGAAGGCAGGAACGACCGGACTCATCCCGGCGCAGCTGCCCAAGACCGCCAAGAGCGAATCGACCGAGGAAGACGTCGTCTCGCCCCTGCGCGGCCCGGCCAAGGCCATCGCGACGAACATGGTCCAGAGCCTCGAGGTCCCGACGGCCACGACCGTGCGCGCGATCCCCGCGAAGCTGCTCATCGACGAGCGCATCGTGATCAACAACCACCTCACGCGCGTGCGCGGGGGCAAGGTCTCCTTCACGCACCTCATCGGCTTCGCGGTCATCCGCGCACTCAAGCTCATGCCGTCGATGAACGTCTCCTACGAGGAGGTCGACGGCAAGCCCGTCGCCATCCAGCACGCGCACGTCAACTTCGGCATCGCGATCGACCTGCCCAGGCCGGACGGTTCCCGCCTCCTCGTGGTCCCGAACATCAAGAAGGCCGAGACCCTCAACTTCTCGGACTTCTGGCACACCTACGAAGACCTCATCAAGCGGGCCCGCGACGGCAAGCTCACGGCCGACGACTACGCCGGCACGACCGTCTCCCTCACGAACCCGGGAGGCATCGGCACGGTGCACTCGGTGCCGCGCCTGTCCAAGGGCCAGGCGGCGATCATCGGCGTCGGGGCCCTCGAGTACCCGGCCGAGTTCCAGGGCTCGTCCGAGAAGGTCCTGGCCCTGAGCGCCGTGGGCAAGATCATCACGCTCACCTCGACGTACGACCACCGCGTCATCCAGGGGGCCGGCTCGGGCGAGTTCCTCCGGATCGTCCACCAGCTCCTCCTCGGCGAGCAGGGGTTCTACGACGAGATCTTCGAGTCGCTGCGCATCCCGTACGAGCCCGTGCGCTGGAGCCCCGACCTCCAGGTCAACCCCGAGGACACCATCAACAAGGTGGCCCGGATCCAGCAGCTCATCCACGCGTTCCGCGTGCGGGGCCATCTCATGGCGGACACCAACCCGCTCGAGTACGTCCAGCGGCGCCACCCGGACCTCGATGTCCTGACGTACGGCCTCACGCTCTGGGACCTCGACCGCGAGTGGCCCACGGGAGGGTTCGGCGGCAAGCCGAAGATGAAGTTCCGCGATATCCTCGGCGTGCTCCGCGACGCCTACTGCCGCACCACCGGCATCGAGTACATGCACCTCCAGGAGCCCGCCGAGCGCAAGTGGTTCCAGGACGAGCTCGAGCACCCGTACAAGAAGCCCAGCCGGGACGAGCAGCTGCGCATCGTGTCGCGGCTCAACGCGGCCGAGGCGTTCGAGACCTTCCTGCAGACCAAGTTCGTCGGCCAGAAGCGCTTCTCCCTCGAGGGCGGCGAGTCCCTCATTCCGCTCCTCGATGCCACGCTCTCCGAGGCCGCCGAAGACGGACTCGACGAGGTCGGGATCGGCATGGCCCACCGCGGCCGCCTCAACGTCCTGACGAACATCGCGGGCAAGACGTACGCCCAGGTGTTCCGCGAGTTCGAGGGCACGCAGGATCCGAAGAGCGTCCAGGGCTCGGGAGACGTCAAGTACCACCTCGGCACCGAGGGCACCTTCACCGCGGAGAACGGCAAGCAGACCAAGGTCTACCTCGCCGCGAACCCGTCCCACCTCGAGGCCGTGGACTCCGTGCTCGAGGGCATCGTCCGCGCCAAGCAGGACCGGCTCGACCAGGGCGAGGCCTTCCCCGTCCTGCCGATCCTCGTCCACGGCGATGCGGCCTTCGCGGGCCAGGGCGTCGTTGCCGAGACGCTCAACCTCTCGCAGCTGCGCGGCTACCGCACGGGCGGCACGATCCACATCGTGGTCAACAACCAGGTCGGCTTCACGACGTCGCCGTCGGCCTCGCGCTCGTCGGTCTACTCGACGGACGTGGCCAAGATGGTCCAGGCCCCGATCTTCCACGTCAACGGCGATGACCCGGAAGCAGTGGTCCGCGTCGCCCAGATGGCGTACCGGTTCCGCCAGCGGTTCCACAAGGACGTCGTCGTCGACCTCGTGTGCTACCGCCGCCGCGGCCACAACGAGGGCGACGATCCGTCGATGACCCAGCCGCTCATGTACAACCTCATCGAGGCGAAGCGCTCCGTCCGCAAGCTCTACACCGAGAGCCTGATCGGACGTGGCGACATCACGCAGGACGAGGCCGAGCAGCTGCTGCGCGACTACCAGGAGCGCCTTGAGCGGGTCTTCGCCGAGACTCACGCGGCGCAGACCTCGCCGCTGCCGATCATCACCGCGGACTCGAAGGCCGTCTCGGACCTCGAGCGCCCGCTGGCCCAGCAGCAGGACGACGCCGCGGGCGGCATCCAGCGCCCCACGGCGATCAGCCCAGAGCTGCTCGCACGGATCGGCCAGGCCCACGTCGAGGTGCCGGAGAGCTTCACGGTCCACCCCAAGCTGCGGCAGATCCTCGAACGGCGCGAGCAGATGTCCCGCGAGGGCGGAATCGACTGGGGCTTCGGCGAGCTCCTGGCCCTCGGCTCGCTCATCGCCGAGGGCGTCCCGGTGCGCCTCGCCGGCCAGGACTCGCGGCGCGGCACGTTCGTGCAGCGCCACGCGGTGTTCCACGACCGGACGAACGACAACGAGTGGACCCCGATCGCAAACCTCTCCGAGGACCAGGCGAAGCTCGCGATCTACGACTCGTCCCTGTCCGAGTACGCCGCCCTCGGATTCGAGTACGGCTACTCCGTGGAGCGTCCCGATGCCCTCGTGGCGTGGGAGGCGCAGTTCGGCGACTTCGTCAACGGGGCCCAGACGATCATCGACGAGTTCATCTCCTCGGCCGAGCAGAAGTGGGGCCAGCGCAGCTCGCTCGTCATGCTCCTGCCGCATGGCTACGAGGGGCAGGGCCCGGACCACTCGTCCGCGCGCATCGAGCGATTCCTCCAGATGTGCGCCGAGCAGAACATGGTCGTTGCCCAGCCGAGCACGCCGGCTTCGCACTTCCACCTGCTCCGGCGCCAGGCGTTCAGCCGCCCGCGCAAGCCGCTCATCGTCTTCACGCCGAAGCAGCTCCTGCGCCTCAAGGCGGCGGCATCGTCGGTCGAGGACTTCACGCAGGGCACGTTCCGCCCGGTCATCGGCGAGCACGAGCAGTTTGACGCGAGCACGGTGGACCGCGTGGTCCTCGTCTCCGGCAGGCTCTACTACGACCTGCTGGCCGCGCGGACCAAGGCCAAGGACGTCAAGACGGCGCTCGTCCGCGTCGAGCAGCTCTACCCGCTGCCCGAGGCCGAGATCAAGGCCGAGCTCGCGAAGTACCCCAACGCCGAGGTGGTGTGGGCCCAGGACGAGCCTGCGAACCAGGGGCCCTGGCCCTACATGGCGGTCGCGCTTGCTCCGACGCTCGAGCAGCGGCTGCGCCTCATCTCGCGCGCGGCCTCGGCCGCGACGAGCGCAGGGTCGATGAAGCGCCACACGGCCGAGGGCAACGGCCTCGTCCACGAGGTGTTCGCGCGCTAA
- the aroA gene encoding 3-phosphoshikimate 1-carboxyvinyltransferase, which yields MTAAWPAPFAARPVDATVTVPGSKSLTNRYLVLAALADGPSRLRAPLHSRDSALMAGALRALGATVTEVEGDGEYGPDLEIVPVPTRGTAEDSAAPGLGKASVDCGLAGTVMRFVPPVAALVRGEIAFDGDPHARVRPMGPVIEALGALGVKLSGPDGTEPMSLPFTVHGTGEVAGGHIVVDASGSSQFVSALLLAGARFAEGLHLEHVGPPVPSLDHIAMTVEVLRGVGVEVDDSVPNQWRVMPGPIRAFDVRIEQDLSNAGPFLAAALATRGTVRIPNWPSPTAQVGDAWREILPKLGASVTLDGGTLTVRGGNRITGADLAGTSELAPTVAALCALADTPSHLTGIAHLRGHETDRLAALVNEITRLGGDAEETTDGLVIRPAKLHGAVVRSYADHRMATAGAVWGLAVQGVQVEDIATTSKTMPDFPQMWSRMLAQHTDPAAGTDAEARA from the coding sequence GTGACCGCTGCTTGGCCCGCGCCCTTCGCGGCGCGGCCGGTGGACGCCACGGTCACAGTGCCTGGGTCCAAGTCGCTGACCAACCGCTACCTCGTCCTCGCCGCCCTCGCGGACGGCCCCTCGCGCCTGCGCGCCCCGCTGCACTCGCGCGACTCCGCGCTCATGGCAGGCGCGCTGCGGGCTCTGGGCGCGACCGTCACCGAAGTTGAGGGCGACGGCGAGTACGGGCCCGACCTCGAGATCGTCCCCGTCCCCACCCGCGGAACCGCCGAGGACTCGGCGGCGCCCGGACTCGGCAAAGCGTCCGTGGACTGCGGACTCGCCGGCACGGTCATGCGGTTCGTCCCCCCCGTCGCGGCCCTCGTCCGCGGGGAGATCGCCTTCGACGGCGACCCCCACGCCCGCGTCCGCCCCATGGGTCCCGTGATCGAGGCCCTCGGGGCCCTCGGAGTCAAGCTCTCGGGTCCTGATGGCACCGAACCGATGTCGCTGCCCTTCACTGTCCACGGCACCGGTGAGGTGGCTGGCGGCCACATCGTGGTCGATGCGAGCGGCTCGAGCCAGTTCGTCTCGGCCCTCCTGCTGGCGGGCGCGCGCTTCGCCGAGGGCCTGCACCTCGAGCACGTCGGGCCGCCGGTTCCGAGCCTCGACCACATCGCCATGACCGTCGAGGTGCTGCGCGGTGTCGGGGTCGAGGTCGACGACTCGGTGCCGAATCAATGGCGCGTCATGCCCGGGCCGATCCGCGCGTTCGATGTGCGGATCGAGCAGGACCTCTCGAATGCCGGACCGTTCCTCGCGGCGGCCCTCGCAACGCGAGGAACGGTCCGTATCCCCAACTGGCCCTCCCCTACCGCCCAAGTGGGCGATGCGTGGCGGGAGATCCTGCCGAAGCTCGGCGCGTCCGTCACGCTCGACGGCGGCACCCTCACCGTTCGCGGCGGGAACCGCATCACGGGCGCCGACCTTGCCGGCACGAGCGAGCTCGCGCCGACCGTCGCGGCACTGTGCGCGCTGGCCGACACGCCCTCCCACTTGACGGGGATCGCGCACCTGCGCGGCCACGAGACCGACCGGCTCGCGGCCCTCGTGAACGAGATCACGCGGCTTGGCGGCGACGCCGAGGAGACCACCGACGGCCTCGTCATCCGGCCCGCGAAGCTGCACGGCGCCGTCGTGCGCTCCTATGCCGACCACCGCATGGCCACCGCGGGCGCGGTCTGGGGCCTCGCCGTGCAGGGGGTCCAGGTCGAGGACATCGCAACGACGTCCAAGACGATGCCCGACTTCCCGCAGATGTGGTCCCGCATGCTCGCGCAGCACACGGATCCCGCCGCCGGGACCGATGCGGAGGCCCGCGCCTAG
- the rsrA gene encoding mycothiol system anti-sigma-R factor, whose protein sequence is MSDCQGLGDCDDSRLHRLYEYLDGALPAHEVAEIRTHLESCSDCLSEHDLECMIRSAMKRSCHEQAPASLKDSILTKIHTARSEA, encoded by the coding sequence ATGAGCGATTGCCAGGGCCTGGGCGACTGTGACGACAGCCGCCTCCACCGGTTGTACGAGTACCTGGACGGGGCGCTGCCCGCGCACGAGGTCGCTGAGATCCGGACGCATCTCGAGTCCTGCTCGGACTGCCTCAGCGAGCACGATCTCGAGTGCATGATCCGCTCCGCCATGAAGCGGAGCTGCCACGAGCAGGCTCCAGCGTCCCTCAAGGATTCCATCCTGACCAAGATCCACACGGCGCGCAGCGAGGCCTGA
- a CDS encoding 50S ribosomal protein bL37 gives MSKRARKRRDRKRGGANHGKRPNT, from the coding sequence ATGAGCAAGCGTGCACGCAAGCGCCGTGACCGCAAGCGCGGCGGCGCGAACCACGGCAAGCGCCCCAACACCTGA
- a CDS encoding DUF4097 family beta strand repeat-containing protein — protein sequence MEPETWSVTGPQTIDIESVGSLRAGIVDGRLDVIVRDGPGARIEVSEVKGEPLTVSLIDGRLEVRHREEGPQGWLKSLLNTVGGSSMNSAIVSIAVPRGTIIEIATVTGEGFVAGAGPTTRLNTVSGSLLADDTDGEMHLNTVSGDIIARAHSGVLTAKTVSGEITASGALTDVRATSVSGGLSFDLSGFCRTLAVSTMSGDLTVRVPHDTGVDLSASMVSGHVVVDDDRLRTSGGKVSATLGPADRRTAVRAKSVSGDISVVHAPAPAQQPEGEHS from the coding sequence ATGGAACCGGAAACCTGGTCCGTGACGGGACCGCAGACCATCGACATCGAGTCCGTGGGCTCGCTGCGCGCCGGAATCGTCGACGGGCGGCTGGACGTCATCGTCCGGGACGGCCCGGGCGCCCGCATCGAGGTGTCCGAGGTGAAGGGGGAACCGCTGACCGTTTCCCTCATCGACGGTCGTCTTGAGGTCCGCCACCGCGAGGAGGGCCCGCAGGGCTGGCTCAAGAGCCTCCTCAACACCGTGGGCGGCAGCAGCATGAACTCGGCCATCGTGAGCATCGCGGTGCCGCGCGGCACCATCATCGAGATCGCCACGGTCACCGGCGAGGGCTTTGTGGCCGGCGCCGGACCCACCACGCGGCTCAACACGGTGTCCGGGTCCCTCCTCGCGGACGATACAGACGGCGAGATGCACCTCAACACCGTCTCGGGCGACATCATCGCCCGCGCCCACTCGGGCGTCCTCACGGCCAAGACGGTCTCGGGCGAGATCACCGCCTCGGGCGCGCTGACCGATGTCCGGGCCACCTCCGTCTCCGGCGGGCTCTCGTTCGACCTGAGCGGATTCTGCCGGACGCTCGCGGTGAGCACGATGAGCGGGGACCTCACCGTCCGCGTCCCGCACGATACCGGCGTGGACCTCTCCGCGAGCATGGTGTCGGGCCATGTCGTGGTCGACGACGACCGCCTGCGCACCTCGGGCGGAAAGGTGTCCGCCACTCTGGGCCCAGCGGACCGCCGCACTGCCGTCCGTGCGAAGTCCGTGTCGGGGGACATCTCCGTGGTCCATGCGCCAGCCCCGGCGCAGCAGCCCGAGGGCGAGCACTCATGA